From Amycolatopsis sp. cg9, one genomic window encodes:
- a CDS encoding DUF4873 domain-containing protein: MSEHDEDGYSGEATLVVDGVSLTATVELRGYFQPIDGYYRWYGRVAVNEELTKLAGGKKKPVTIQAGEYTADGELSDPDPWGRYRIMGTSTPPFHVPTSLEELNA, from the coding sequence ATGAGCGAGCACGACGAAGACGGCTACAGCGGCGAAGCGACCCTCGTGGTCGACGGCGTTTCGCTGACGGCGACGGTGGAGCTGCGCGGCTACTTCCAGCCGATCGACGGCTACTACCGCTGGTACGGCCGGGTGGCGGTGAACGAGGAGCTGACGAAGCTGGCGGGCGGCAAGAAGAAGCCGGTGACGATCCAGGCCGGCGAGTACACGGCGGACGGCGAGCTGTCCGACCCGGACCCGTGGGGCCGCTACCGCATCATGGGGACGAGCACCCCGCCGTTCCACGTCCCGACGTCGCTCGAAGAGCTGAACGCGTAA
- a CDS encoding TetR/AcrR family transcriptional regulator translates to MTPVIERVKRSGKQSSKASRGEETTGDARRDRWRKHRIARRKEFVEAALRALDTHGPDLGMEDVAAEAGVTKPVLYRHFDDKADLYVALGQRGTEILFERLIPAINAELAPVPRIRMALDAFFTVIEEHPNLYRLLAHGRPEKPVSSDVVAEDKELIASALTALLGDYMRMFNMDSGAAEPWAHGIVGMVQNTGEWWLDRRSMSRDAVVEYLTQIIWAAIDGLSRQNGVVIDPNQPLEANKVVQLGRAERVEETS, encoded by the coding sequence ATGACTCCCGTGATCGAACGTGTCAAGCGCTCCGGCAAGCAGTCCAGCAAGGCCTCGCGCGGCGAGGAGACGACCGGCGACGCCCGGCGCGACCGCTGGCGCAAGCACCGGATCGCGCGGCGCAAGGAGTTCGTCGAAGCGGCCCTGCGAGCCCTCGACACGCACGGCCCCGACCTCGGCATGGAGGACGTCGCCGCGGAGGCCGGCGTCACGAAACCGGTGCTGTACCGGCACTTCGACGACAAGGCCGACCTCTACGTGGCGCTCGGCCAGCGAGGCACGGAGATCCTGTTCGAGCGGCTGATCCCGGCGATCAACGCCGAGCTGGCCCCGGTGCCGCGGATCCGGATGGCGCTCGACGCGTTCTTCACCGTGATCGAGGAGCACCCGAACCTCTACCGGCTGCTCGCGCACGGGCGGCCGGAGAAGCCGGTGTCGTCGGACGTCGTGGCCGAGGACAAGGAGCTGATCGCGTCGGCGCTGACCGCGCTGCTCGGCGACTACATGCGGATGTTCAACATGGACTCCGGCGCGGCCGAGCCGTGGGCGCACGGCATCGTAGGCATGGTCCAGAACACCGGCGAGTGGTGGCTGGACCGGCGCTCGATGAGCCGCGACGCCGTCGTGGAGTACCTGACGCAGATCATCTGGGCGGCCATCGACGGGCTGAGCCGCCAGAACGGCGTCGTCATCGACCCGAACCAGCCCCTGGAAGCCAACAAGGTGGTCCAGCTGGGCCGCGCGGAACGGGTGGAGGAGACGTCATGA
- a CDS encoding diiron oxygenase — MTRTLKEPDREKTADRLLKSSANKFYDPDVDIDWTAPLVEGKRYILDERSSLYGTELWDQLTPEQRIELGKHEVASIATTGLWFEILLMQMLLKEVYEEDPTSAHAQFALTEIADECRHSTMFARMASRIGCPAYGPVPWLRRLAKLMPTISYGPARYGAILVAEEVLDRLQREQMNDEGVQPLVRMVNRIHVLEEARHVTFAREEVTRGMAKLSKAEIAYQQFIIALISYFVTRAFINPNVYKAVGIRPRDGVEAALNNPHWHGTIAWAGEKIMPFLEESGLVGLPGKYFWRKSFLLPAGR; from the coding sequence ATGACGCGGACGCTGAAGGAACCGGACCGCGAAAAGACCGCGGACCGCCTGCTGAAGTCGTCGGCGAACAAGTTCTACGACCCGGACGTCGACATCGACTGGACAGCGCCGCTCGTCGAGGGCAAGCGCTACATCCTGGACGAGCGCTCCTCGCTGTACGGCACCGAGCTGTGGGACCAGCTGACCCCCGAGCAGCGCATCGAGCTGGGCAAGCACGAGGTCGCCAGCATCGCGACCACCGGCTTGTGGTTCGAAATCCTCCTGATGCAGATGCTGCTCAAGGAGGTCTACGAAGAGGACCCGACGTCCGCGCACGCCCAGTTCGCGCTCACCGAGATCGCCGACGAATGCCGGCACTCGACGATGTTCGCGCGGATGGCGTCGCGGATCGGCTGCCCCGCCTACGGCCCGGTGCCGTGGCTGCGGCGGCTCGCGAAGCTGATGCCGACGATCTCCTACGGCCCGGCGCGCTACGGCGCGATCCTGGTCGCCGAGGAGGTCCTCGACCGGCTGCAGCGCGAGCAGATGAACGACGAAGGCGTCCAGCCGCTGGTGCGGATGGTCAACCGGATCCACGTCCTCGAAGAAGCCCGGCACGTCACCTTCGCCCGCGAAGAGGTCACGCGCGGCATGGCGAAGCTGTCGAAGGCCGAAATCGCCTACCAGCAGTTCATCATCGCGCTCATCTCGTACTTCGTGACGCGGGCGTTCATCAACCCGAACGTCTACAAGGCGGTCGGCATCCGGCCGCGCGACGGCGTCGAAGCGGCGCTGAACAACCCGCACTGGCACGGGACGATCGCGTGGGCCGGGGAGAAGATCATGCCGTTCCTCGAGGAGTCCGGCCTGGTCGGACTGCCCGGGAAGTACTTCTGGCGCAAGTCGTTCCTGCTCCCGGCGGGCCGGTGA
- a CDS encoding alpha/beta fold hydrolase, with protein sequence MTTASRLRDPSLGHRFVASDGAALHVAESGPADSAVTLVLVHGWTQDHRTWDFVLPHLDSGVRVLRYDLRGHGGSAHARPGSATIARLADDLAELIADRVPAGPLVLAGHSMGGMTLMVLAERHPSLVSERLAGAAFVATSSGDMDKLTLGFPGLAGRSVTRFEPRLAQLLARLRSDTLRLRPGLVRSGARRLVFGVRPGREQVDSVVEQLLAAHPASAGLFLDAIAAHRGVGGLGALCDVPSVVLAGERDRLCPLAHAKVIADELPHAEFVRYPGAGHMLPQERPFEVARRISALVRTATHR encoded by the coding sequence GTGACCACCGCGTCGCGGCTGCGCGACCCCTCGCTCGGGCACCGGTTCGTCGCGAGCGACGGCGCCGCGCTGCACGTCGCGGAATCGGGGCCGGCCGACTCGGCGGTCACGCTGGTGCTGGTGCACGGCTGGACGCAGGACCACCGGACGTGGGACTTCGTGCTGCCGCACCTGGACTCCGGCGTGCGCGTGCTGCGCTACGACCTGCGCGGCCACGGCGGGTCGGCGCACGCGCGCCCCGGCTCGGCGACGATCGCGCGGCTGGCCGACGACCTCGCCGAGCTGATCGCCGATCGCGTGCCCGCCGGACCGCTGGTGCTGGCCGGCCACTCGATGGGCGGCATGACGCTCATGGTGCTCGCCGAACGGCACCCGTCGCTGGTGTCGGAGCGGTTGGCGGGCGCGGCGTTCGTGGCGACGTCGTCGGGCGACATGGACAAGCTGACGCTGGGGTTCCCCGGCCTGGCCGGGCGGAGCGTGACGCGCTTCGAACCGCGGCTGGCCCAGCTGCTGGCCCGGTTGCGGAGCGACACCCTGCGGCTGCGGCCGGGCCTGGTCCGCTCGGGCGCGCGGCGGCTGGTCTTCGGGGTGCGCCCGGGTCGTGAGCAGGTGGACAGCGTCGTCGAGCAGCTGCTGGCGGCGCACCCGGCGAGCGCGGGGCTGTTCCTGGACGCGATCGCGGCCCACCGCGGCGTGGGCGGGCTGGGCGCGCTGTGCGACGTGCCGTCGGTGGTGCTGGCGGGGGAGCGGGACCGGCTGTGCCCGCTGGCGCACGCGAAGGTGATCGCGGACGAGCTGCCGCACGCGGAGTTCGTCCGTTACCCCGGCGCGGGGCACATGCTCCCGCAGGAGCGCCCCTTCGAGGTCGCGCGCCGCATCTCCGCCCTGGTCCGCACCGCCACCCACCGCTGA
- a CDS encoding TetR/AcrR family transcriptional regulator has product MTEMTRLQQRGVRLPRTERRAQLLAAAQRVFAENGYHAAAMDEIAEVAGVSKPVLYQHFPGKLDLYIALLESHVDELVKRVQTALDSTTENRQRVPATVGAFFDFVSNDAGAFRMVFESDLRGEPAVQEAVDRATSASVDAITETITADAGLDEDKARLLAVGLVGMSQVSARFWLQHHQSMSREEAVALTANLAWRGIGGGFPLKDS; this is encoded by the coding sequence ATGACGGAGATGACGCGGCTGCAGCAGCGCGGGGTGCGGCTGCCCCGGACGGAGCGCCGGGCCCAGCTCCTCGCCGCGGCGCAGCGGGTCTTCGCCGAGAACGGCTACCACGCCGCCGCGATGGACGAGATCGCCGAAGTGGCCGGTGTCAGCAAGCCGGTCCTCTACCAGCACTTCCCCGGCAAGCTCGACCTGTACATCGCGCTGCTGGAGAGCCACGTCGACGAGCTGGTGAAGCGTGTGCAGACGGCGCTGGACTCCACGACGGAGAACCGCCAGCGCGTCCCGGCGACGGTCGGCGCGTTCTTCGACTTCGTCAGCAACGACGCGGGCGCGTTCCGGATGGTGTTCGAGTCCGACCTGCGCGGCGAGCCCGCGGTCCAGGAAGCGGTCGACCGGGCGACGTCGGCGAGCGTGGACGCGATCACGGAGACGATCACGGCGGACGCGGGCCTCGACGAGGACAAGGCGCGGCTGCTGGCCGTGGGGCTGGTCGGCATGAGCCAGGTCAGCGCCCGGTTCTGGCTGCAGCACCACCAGTCGATGAGCCGCGAGGAGGCGGTGGCCCTGACGGCCAACCTCGCCTGGCGCGGCATCGGCGGCGGCTTCCCCCTCAAGGACTCCTGA
- a CDS encoding alpha/beta fold hydrolase, translating to MNTAVTARAPLTHVPLSTRELPSLEPLKPPWPATFEEVGTARLHIRRTPGPDGVPAVYVHGLGGSSTNWTDLAALLAPVAGGTAPDLPGFGYTEPEAGFDFTLDAHADVVATHIESVGAPVHLFGNSMGGAIALLVAARRPELVKTLTLISPAVPDRRPDPRRLSDPRMALAYLPLVGARVRAQLAALGPRERAAQVIKLCFADASRFPDSRLDELTEEHGARAGFAWAAPAMARSTFAIFRAWSTLGKASLWSVAPRVAAPTLVVWGREDRVISVKRAVRTARAIPRARLLVLPRTGHVAQMERPVVVAKAVLGMWEHVEAGTW from the coding sequence GTGAACACCGCCGTGACCGCGCGGGCGCCGCTGACGCACGTGCCCCTGTCGACCAGGGAATTGCCGTCTCTGGAGCCGTTGAAACCGCCGTGGCCGGCGACCTTCGAAGAGGTCGGCACCGCGCGCCTCCACATCCGCCGCACGCCGGGCCCCGACGGCGTGCCCGCGGTCTACGTGCACGGCCTCGGCGGCTCGTCGACGAACTGGACCGACCTGGCCGCGCTGCTCGCGCCGGTCGCCGGTGGGACCGCGCCCGACCTGCCCGGATTCGGCTACACCGAGCCCGAAGCGGGGTTCGACTTCACGCTCGACGCGCACGCCGACGTCGTCGCGACGCACATCGAATCGGTGGGCGCGCCGGTGCACCTGTTCGGCAACTCGATGGGCGGGGCGATCGCGCTGCTCGTCGCCGCCCGGCGCCCGGAGCTGGTCAAGACGCTCACGCTCATCTCGCCCGCGGTCCCCGACCGGCGTCCCGACCCGCGGCGGCTGTCGGACCCGCGGATGGCGCTCGCGTACCTGCCGCTGGTCGGCGCGCGCGTGCGGGCCCAGCTGGCCGCGCTCGGGCCGCGGGAACGCGCCGCGCAGGTCATCAAGCTGTGCTTCGCGGACGCGTCGCGGTTCCCGGACAGCCGGCTGGACGAGCTGACCGAGGAGCACGGCGCCCGCGCGGGGTTCGCCTGGGCGGCGCCCGCGATGGCCCGCAGCACGTTCGCGATCTTCCGGGCCTGGTCGACGCTCGGGAAGGCGTCGCTGTGGTCGGTCGCGCCGCGGGTGGCGGCGCCGACGCTGGTGGTCTGGGGCCGGGAGGACCGCGTCATCTCGGTGAAGCGGGCCGTGCGGACCGCGCGGGCGATCCCGCGGGCCCGGTTGCTGGTGCTGCCGCGGACCGGGCACGTGGCCCAGATGGAACGCCCGGTAGTCGTCGCGAAGGCCGTTTTGGGCATGTGGGAGCACGTCGAAGCCGGCACCTGGTAG